CGGTGCCGAGTCCGATCAGCAGGTGGCTTTTGCCGGTGCCGGAGTCGCCGATCAGGCATAGGGGCATGCCTTTCTTGATCCATTCGCATTTGGCAAGGGTATGGATCATTGCGGGGTCGATGTTGGAGTTGGCGCTGAAGTCGAAGTCCCGCAGGATCTTTTGGCGGGGGAAGGCCGCGGCTTTGAAGCGCCGTTCGGCGCGGCGGCGTGCACGGTCATCGCATTCAGCCATCAGCAGCTCGGCGAGGAACCCGCGGTAGGACATTTGCTCGCGGGCTGCCTGGTCGGCCATGTCGGGGAATTGGCCTCGGATGGTGGGCAGCCGCAGCATGCGGCAGGCCTGGTCGACGGCAGCGTCGGCGGCCTGTTCGGTTAGGCTGGCGCGCTTGAGCGTGGTGGGGGTCATTGGTTGGGGGTTCCTTCTTGGGCGGTGGGTCGGAGGCGCAGTAGCTGGTCGTAGTGGGTAACCGATGGTGGGGGTCGGGTGTCAGGAGGTAGTTGGGCAAGCCGCCGCTCGGTCAGCGACACAATCGGATTTGCGGCAGGGTTCGAGTCTGCTGGCGTGGGAGCCGAGGTGTCGTCGGCGATTCTGCGGGCCTCGACTGCGACGGCATCAGCGGTGAGCGCGCCGGAGTGCAGG
This is a stretch of genomic DNA from Mycolicibacterium chubuense NBB4. It encodes these proteins:
- the istB gene encoding IS21-like element helper ATPase IstB; protein product: MTPTTLKRASLTEQAADAAVDQACRMLRLPTIRGQFPDMADQAAREQMSYRGFLAELLMAECDDRARRRAERRFKAAAFPRQKILRDFDFSANSNIDPAMIHTLAKCEWIKKGMPLCLIGDSGTGKSHLLIGLGTEAAMSGYRVRYTLAAKLVNELVEAADEKQLTKTISRYGRVDLLCIDELGYMELDKRGAELLFQVLTEREEKASVAIASNESFSGWTKTFTDPRLCGAIVDRLTFGGNIIETGSDSYRLAHTKSAQKQ